From Eriocheir sinensis breed Jianghai 21 chromosome 37, ASM2467909v1, whole genome shotgun sequence, one genomic window encodes:
- the LOC127008195 gene encoding ribosome-binding protein 1-like isoform X3 translates to MKLHIAVKTVKQAIVKATLMGAVLGLGALLGGAAWKAATTASRVCEAVQAWEDKGLHATNVWWARELLARQGWLGPLRPSPPLDPLEACGLVPGEASACWWRLLLQPRRAGRLLACLEERVVEAEHDHEAFGARLCWGVILALVVPLGLVAARRLARRWVKGVNGHQESPGDDCFVDAPEADAGEALVEDWATPAADVDVTEETWTTATAVVEEIDEEECWATPAEYVEELMVQEEESKAADDDSVGAESTPTDLSPAADDCVEEQDPQEMNVLATAENVECVEEQDPEEMNVLPTAENVECVEEQDPEEMNVLATAENVECEEVKEEGGGEENTEQERTDSDADNKAADKAEEAADEPPVPGEFVQDKVVSEDPEGLAGEEPQRSTLWAEEAPMKKKRKRKRKNLGPADVLKASGDAHVQDEHKTDAKTDVKKKAAQKAETKGKAVPRAEVKGKAVPKAETKGKAAPKGETKGKAVPRAEVKGKAVPKAETKGKAAPKAETKGKAVPRAEVKGKAVPKAETKGKAAPKGETKGKAVPRAEVKGKAVPKAETKGKATPKGETKGKAVPRAEVKGKAVPKAETKGKAMTPADEKKTTEVKKNVTVKQVTRTKKKPAPAQPKAAPPSPPLHSVRQSWQEDVVTVRLPVPPARRRHVIGPRGDTVRQLRRDYPGVHVAVPLPKDADAHVTFRGPKSQAAAASQEVAARLQTIEAQIREAARIRQQAVATAVLDVAPNRRRLVVGPGGEELLKLQQQHPGVRVSVPPAIDTESRSVTITGPPAEVRAVQAKIKNRLAAIERQRQLLRARRRRRHQGAASASGASPAKGC, encoded by the exons ATGAAACTCCACATCGCAGTGAAGACCGTCAAACAGGCCATCGTGAAGGCCACTCTCATGGGCGCCGTGCTGGGCCTTGGTGCCCTGCTCGGCGGCGCGGCGTGGAAGGCCGCGACCACCGCCTCGCGGGTGTGCGAGGCGGTGCAGGCGTGGGAGGACAAGGGCCTCCACGCCACCAACGTGTGGTGGGCGCGGGAGCTGCTGGCCCGCCAAGGGTGGCTCGGCCCCCTGCGCCCCAGTCCCCCTCTGGACCCCCTGGAGGCCTGTGGGCTGGTGCCGGGCGAGGCGTCGGCCTGCTGGTGGCGGCTGCTGCTGCAGCCCCGCCGGGCAGGGCGGCTCCTTGCCTGCCTGGAGGAGCGGGTGGTCGAGGCTGAACACGACCATGAGGCTTTCGGGGCCCGCCTGTGCTGGGGCGTGATCCTGGCGCTGGTGGTGCCTCTGGGCCTAGTGGCCGCGCGTCGCCTTGCCCGCCGCTGGGTGAAGGGGGTTAATGGGCATCAGGAAAGCCCAGGCGACGACTGTTTTGTGGATGCCCCTGAAGCCGATGCCGGCGAGGCACTGGTGGAAGATTGGGCAACCCCGGCAGCCGATGTGGATGTAACGGAGGAAACTTGGACAACAGCGACAGCAGTTGTTGAAGAGATCGATGAAGAGGAATGCTGGGCAACCCCAGCAGAGTATGTGGAGGAGCTgatggtgcaggaggaggagagcaaggcaGCAGATGATGATTCTGTAGGAGCAGAGTCTACACCTACAGACTTATCCCCTGCTGCAGACGACTGTGTGGAGGAGCAAGATCCTCAGGAAATGAACGTGTTGGCCACCGCAGAGAATGTGGAGTGTGTGGAGGAGCAAGATCCTGAGGAAATGAACGTGTTGCCCACCGCAGAGAATGTGGAGTGTGTGGAGGAGCAAGATCCTGAGGAAATGAACGTGTTGGCCACCGCAGAGAATGTGGAgtgtgaggaagtgaaggaagaaggcggTGGCGAAGAGAACACGGAGCAAGAAAGAACAGATAGTGATGCGGATAACAAGGCCGCTGATAAAGCAGAGGAAGCGGCCGACGAGCCGCCAGTTCCTGGCGAGTTTGTGCAGGACAAAGTGGTGAGCGAGGACCCCGAGGGTCTCGCGGGGGAAGAGCCGCAGAGAAGCACGCTCTGGGCGGAGGAGGCGcccatgaaaaagaaaaggaaaaggaagcgcAAGAACCTTGGCCCCGCCGATGTGCTGAAGGCATCTGGTGACGCACATGTCCAAGACGAACACAAGACGGATGCCAAGACTGACGTCAAGAAGAAGGCGGCGCAAAAGGCTGAGACCAAAGGAAAGGCGGTGCCAAGGGCTGAGGTCAAGGGAAAAGCGGTGCCAAAGGCTGAGACCAAAGGAAAGGCGGCACCAAAGGGTGAGACCAAAGGAAAGGCGGTGCCAAGGGCTGAGGTCAAGGGAAAAGCGGTGCCAAAGGCTGAGACCAAAGGAAAGGCGGCGCCAAAGGCTGAGACCAAAGGAAAGGCGGTGCCAAGGGCTGAGGTCAAGGGAAAAGCGGTGCCAAAGGCTGAGACCAAAGGAAAGGCGGCACCAAAGGGTGAGACCAAAGGAAAGGCGGTGCCAAGGGCTGAGGTCAAGGGAAAAGCGGTGCCAAAGGCTGAGACCAAAGGAAAGGCGACACCAAAGGGTGAGACCAAAGGAAAGGCGGTGCCAAGGGCTGAGGTCAAGGGAAAAGCGGTGCCAAAGGCTGAGACCAAAGGAAAG GCGATGACTCCTGCTGATGAGAAAAAGACCACAGAAGTGAAGAAGAATGTTACGGTGAAGCAGGTCACGCGGACGAAAAAGAAGCCTGCCCCGGCCCAGCCCAAGGCAGCCCCGCCCAGCCCGCCCCTCCACAGCGTGCGGCAGTCCTGGCAGGAGGACGTGGTGACGGTGCGGCTGCCGGTGCCGCCGGCCAGACGCAGGCACGTCATCGGCCCGCGCGGGGACACAGTCCGGCAGCTGCGGCGGGACTACCCCGGCGTGCACGTGGCGGTGCCGCTGCCGAAGGACGCCGACGCCCACGTGACCTTCAGGGGCCCCAAGAGCCAGGCGGCCGCCGCGTCGCAGGAAGTCGCCGCGCGCCTCCAGACCATCGAGGCTCAGATACGCGAGGCTGCACGCATCCGCCAGCAGGCCGTGGCCACGGCGGTGCTGGACGTGGCGCCCAACAGGCGGCGCCTCGTGGTGGGCCCCGGGGGCGAGGAGCTCCTGAAGCTGCAGCAGCAGCACCCCGGCGTGAGGGTGTCCGTGCCGCCCGCCATCGACACGGAGTCTCGCAGCGTCACCATCACGGGGCCGCCCGCCGAGGTGCGCGCCGTCCAGGCCAAGATCAAGAACCGCCTGGCAGCGATCGAGCGGCAGCGGCAGCTCTTGAGGGCCCGCAGGCGGCGGCGACACCAAGGAGCGGCTTCGGCGTCAGGGGCTTCCCCGGCCAAGGGTTGCTAA
- the LOC127008195 gene encoding titin-like isoform X7, translating into MKLHIAVKTVKQAIVKATLMGAVLGLGALLGGAAWKAATTASRVCEAVQAWEDKGLHATNVWWARELLARQGWLGPLRPSPPLDPLEACGLVPGEASACWWRLLLQPRRAGRLLACLEERVVEAEHDHEAFGARLCWGVILALVVPLGLVAARRLARRWVKGVNGHQESPGDDCFVDAPEADAGEALVEDWATPAADVDVTEETWTTATAVVEEIDEEECWATPAEYVEELMVQEEESKAADDDSVGAESTPTDLSPAADDCVEEQDPQEMNVLATAENVECVEEQDPEEMNVLPTAENVECVEEQDPEEMNVLATAENVECEEVKEEGGGEENTEQERTDSDADNKAADKAEEAADEPPVPGEFVQDKVVSEDPEGLAGEEPQRSTLWAEEAPMKKKRKRKRKNLGPADVLKASGDAHVQDEHKTDAKTDVKKKAAQKAETKGKAVPRAEVKGKAVPKAETKGKAAPKGETKGKAVPRAEVKGKAVPKAETKGKAAPKAETKGKAVPRAEVKGKAVPKAETKGKAAPKGETKGKAVPRAEVKGKAVPKAETKGKATPKGETKGKAMTPADEKKTTEVKKNVTVKQVTRTKKKPAPAQPKAAPPSPPLHSVRQSWQEDVVTVRLPVPPARRRHVIGPRGDTVRQLRRDYPGVHVAVPLPKDADAHVTFRGPKSQAAAASQEVAARLQTIEAQIREAARIRQQAVATAVLDVAPNRRRLVVGPGGEELLKLQQQHPGVRVSVPPAIDTESRSVTITGPPAEVRAVQAKIKNRLAAIERQRQLLRARRRRRHQGAASASGASPAKGC; encoded by the exons ATGAAACTCCACATCGCAGTGAAGACCGTCAAACAGGCCATCGTGAAGGCCACTCTCATGGGCGCCGTGCTGGGCCTTGGTGCCCTGCTCGGCGGCGCGGCGTGGAAGGCCGCGACCACCGCCTCGCGGGTGTGCGAGGCGGTGCAGGCGTGGGAGGACAAGGGCCTCCACGCCACCAACGTGTGGTGGGCGCGGGAGCTGCTGGCCCGCCAAGGGTGGCTCGGCCCCCTGCGCCCCAGTCCCCCTCTGGACCCCCTGGAGGCCTGTGGGCTGGTGCCGGGCGAGGCGTCGGCCTGCTGGTGGCGGCTGCTGCTGCAGCCCCGCCGGGCAGGGCGGCTCCTTGCCTGCCTGGAGGAGCGGGTGGTCGAGGCTGAACACGACCATGAGGCTTTCGGGGCCCGCCTGTGCTGGGGCGTGATCCTGGCGCTGGTGGTGCCTCTGGGCCTAGTGGCCGCGCGTCGCCTTGCCCGCCGCTGGGTGAAGGGGGTTAATGGGCATCAGGAAAGCCCAGGCGACGACTGTTTTGTGGATGCCCCTGAAGCCGATGCCGGCGAGGCACTGGTGGAAGATTGGGCAACCCCGGCAGCCGATGTGGATGTAACGGAGGAAACTTGGACAACAGCGACAGCAGTTGTTGAAGAGATCGATGAAGAGGAATGCTGGGCAACCCCAGCAGAGTATGTGGAGGAGCTgatggtgcaggaggaggagagcaaggcaGCAGATGATGATTCTGTAGGAGCAGAGTCTACACCTACAGACTTATCCCCTGCTGCAGACGACTGTGTGGAGGAGCAAGATCCTCAGGAAATGAACGTGTTGGCCACCGCAGAGAATGTGGAGTGTGTGGAGGAGCAAGATCCTGAGGAAATGAACGTGTTGCCCACCGCAGAGAATGTGGAGTGTGTGGAGGAGCAAGATCCTGAGGAAATGAACGTGTTGGCCACCGCAGAGAATGTGGAgtgtgaggaagtgaaggaagaaggcggTGGCGAAGAGAACACGGAGCAAGAAAGAACAGATAGTGATGCGGATAACAAGGCCGCTGATAAAGCAGAGGAAGCGGCCGACGAGCCGCCAGTTCCTGGCGAGTTTGTGCAGGACAAAGTGGTGAGCGAGGACCCCGAGGGTCTCGCGGGGGAAGAGCCGCAGAGAAGCACGCTCTGGGCGGAGGAGGCGcccatgaaaaagaaaaggaaaaggaagcgcAAGAACCTTGGCCCCGCCGATGTGCTGAAGGCATCTGGTGACGCACATGTCCAAGACGAACACAAGACGGATGCCAAGACTGACGTCAAGAAGAAGGCGGCGCAAAAGGCTGAGACCAAAGGAAAGGCGGTGCCAAGGGCTGAGGTCAAGGGAAAAGCGGTGCCAAAGGCTGAGACCAAAGGAAAGGCGGCACCAAAGGGTGAGACCAAAGGAAAGGCGGTGCCAAGGGCTGAGGTCAAGGGAAAAGCGGTGCCAAAGGCTGAGACCAAAGGAAAGGCGGCGCCAAAGGCTGAGACCAAAGGAAAGGCGGTGCCAAGGGCTGAGGTCAAGGGAAAAGCGGTGCCAAAGGCTGAGACCAAAGGAAAGGCGGCACCAAAGGGTGAGACCAAAGGAAAGGCGGTGCCAAGGGCTGAGGTCAAGGGAAAAGCGGTGCCAAAGGCTGAGACCAAAGGAAAGGCGACACCAAAGGGTGAGACCAAAGGAAAG GCGATGACTCCTGCTGATGAGAAAAAGACCACAGAAGTGAAGAAGAATGTTACGGTGAAGCAGGTCACGCGGACGAAAAAGAAGCCTGCCCCGGCCCAGCCCAAGGCAGCCCCGCCCAGCCCGCCCCTCCACAGCGTGCGGCAGTCCTGGCAGGAGGACGTGGTGACGGTGCGGCTGCCGGTGCCGCCGGCCAGACGCAGGCACGTCATCGGCCCGCGCGGGGACACAGTCCGGCAGCTGCGGCGGGACTACCCCGGCGTGCACGTGGCGGTGCCGCTGCCGAAGGACGCCGACGCCCACGTGACCTTCAGGGGCCCCAAGAGCCAGGCGGCCGCCGCGTCGCAGGAAGTCGCCGCGCGCCTCCAGACCATCGAGGCTCAGATACGCGAGGCTGCACGCATCCGCCAGCAGGCCGTGGCCACGGCGGTGCTGGACGTGGCGCCCAACAGGCGGCGCCTCGTGGTGGGCCCCGGGGGCGAGGAGCTCCTGAAGCTGCAGCAGCAGCACCCCGGCGTGAGGGTGTCCGTGCCGCCCGCCATCGACACGGAGTCTCGCAGCGTCACCATCACGGGGCCGCCCGCCGAGGTGCGCGCCGTCCAGGCCAAGATCAAGAACCGCCTGGCAGCGATCGAGCGGCAGCGGCAGCTCTTGAGGGCCCGCAGGCGGCGGCGACACCAAGGAGCGGCTTCGGCGTCAGGGGCTTCCCCGGCCAAGGGTTGCTAA
- the LOC127008195 gene encoding uncharacterized protein LOC127008195 isoform X10 codes for MKLHIAVKTVKQAIVKATLMGAVLGLGALLGGAAWKAATTASRVCEAVQAWEDKGLHATNVWWARELLARQGWLGPLRPSPPLDPLEACGLVPGEASACWWRLLLQPRRAGRLLACLEERVVEAEHDHEAFGARLCWGVILALVVPLGLVAARRLARRWVKGVNGHQESPGDDCFVDAPEADAGEALVEDWATPAADVDVTEETWTTATAVVEEIDEEECWATPAEYVEELMVQEEESKAADDDSVGAESTPTDLSPAADDCVEEQDPQEMNVLATAENVECVEEQDPEEMNVLPTAENVECVEEQDPEEMNVLATAENVECEEVKEEGGGEENTEQERTDSDADNKAADKAEEAADEPPVPGEFVQDKVVSEDPEGLAGEEPQRSTLWAEEAPMKKKRKRKRKNLGPADVLKASGDAHVQDEHKTDAKTDVKKKAAQKAETKGKAVPRAEVKGKAVPKAETKGKATPKGETKGKAMTPADEKKTTEVKKNVTVKQVTRTKKKPAPAQPKAAPPSPPLHSVRQSWQEDVVTVRLPVPPARRRHVIGPRGDTVRQLRRDYPGVHVAVPLPKDADAHVTFRGPKSQAAAASQEVAARLQTIEAQIREAARIRQQAVATAVLDVAPNRRRLVVGPGGEELLKLQQQHPGVRVSVPPAIDTESRSVTITGPPAEVRAVQAKIKNRLAAIERQRQLLRARRRRRHQGAASASGASPAKGC; via the exons ATGAAACTCCACATCGCAGTGAAGACCGTCAAACAGGCCATCGTGAAGGCCACTCTCATGGGCGCCGTGCTGGGCCTTGGTGCCCTGCTCGGCGGCGCGGCGTGGAAGGCCGCGACCACCGCCTCGCGGGTGTGCGAGGCGGTGCAGGCGTGGGAGGACAAGGGCCTCCACGCCACCAACGTGTGGTGGGCGCGGGAGCTGCTGGCCCGCCAAGGGTGGCTCGGCCCCCTGCGCCCCAGTCCCCCTCTGGACCCCCTGGAGGCCTGTGGGCTGGTGCCGGGCGAGGCGTCGGCCTGCTGGTGGCGGCTGCTGCTGCAGCCCCGCCGGGCAGGGCGGCTCCTTGCCTGCCTGGAGGAGCGGGTGGTCGAGGCTGAACACGACCATGAGGCTTTCGGGGCCCGCCTGTGCTGGGGCGTGATCCTGGCGCTGGTGGTGCCTCTGGGCCTAGTGGCCGCGCGTCGCCTTGCCCGCCGCTGGGTGAAGGGGGTTAATGGGCATCAGGAAAGCCCAGGCGACGACTGTTTTGTGGATGCCCCTGAAGCCGATGCCGGCGAGGCACTGGTGGAAGATTGGGCAACCCCGGCAGCCGATGTGGATGTAACGGAGGAAACTTGGACAACAGCGACAGCAGTTGTTGAAGAGATCGATGAAGAGGAATGCTGGGCAACCCCAGCAGAGTATGTGGAGGAGCTgatggtgcaggaggaggagagcaaggcaGCAGATGATGATTCTGTAGGAGCAGAGTCTACACCTACAGACTTATCCCCTGCTGCAGACGACTGTGTGGAGGAGCAAGATCCTCAGGAAATGAACGTGTTGGCCACCGCAGAGAATGTGGAGTGTGTGGAGGAGCAAGATCCTGAGGAAATGAACGTGTTGCCCACCGCAGAGAATGTGGAGTGTGTGGAGGAGCAAGATCCTGAGGAAATGAACGTGTTGGCCACCGCAGAGAATGTGGAgtgtgaggaagtgaaggaagaaggcggTGGCGAAGAGAACACGGAGCAAGAAAGAACAGATAGTGATGCGGATAACAAGGCCGCTGATAAAGCAGAGGAAGCGGCCGACGAGCCGCCAGTTCCTGGCGAGTTTGTGCAGGACAAAGTGGTGAGCGAGGACCCCGAGGGTCTCGCGGGGGAAGAGCCGCAGAGAAGCACGCTCTGGGCGGAGGAGGCGcccatgaaaaagaaaaggaaaaggaagcgcAAGAACCTTGGCCCCGCCGATGTGCTGAAGGCATCTGGTGACGCACATGTCCAAGACGAACACAAGACGGATGCCAAGACTGACGTCAAGAAGAAGGCGGCGCAAAAGGCTGAGACCAAAGGAAAGGCGGTGCCAAGGGCTGAG GTCAAGGGAAAAGCGGTGCCAAAGGCTGAGACCAAAGGAAAGGCGACACCAAAGGGTGAGACCAAAGGAAAG GCGATGACTCCTGCTGATGAGAAAAAGACCACAGAAGTGAAGAAGAATGTTACGGTGAAGCAGGTCACGCGGACGAAAAAGAAGCCTGCCCCGGCCCAGCCCAAGGCAGCCCCGCCCAGCCCGCCCCTCCACAGCGTGCGGCAGTCCTGGCAGGAGGACGTGGTGACGGTGCGGCTGCCGGTGCCGCCGGCCAGACGCAGGCACGTCATCGGCCCGCGCGGGGACACAGTCCGGCAGCTGCGGCGGGACTACCCCGGCGTGCACGTGGCGGTGCCGCTGCCGAAGGACGCCGACGCCCACGTGACCTTCAGGGGCCCCAAGAGCCAGGCGGCCGCCGCGTCGCAGGAAGTCGCCGCGCGCCTCCAGACCATCGAGGCTCAGATACGCGAGGCTGCACGCATCCGCCAGCAGGCCGTGGCCACGGCGGTGCTGGACGTGGCGCCCAACAGGCGGCGCCTCGTGGTGGGCCCCGGGGGCGAGGAGCTCCTGAAGCTGCAGCAGCAGCACCCCGGCGTGAGGGTGTCCGTGCCGCCCGCCATCGACACGGAGTCTCGCAGCGTCACCATCACGGGGCCGCCCGCCGAGGTGCGCGCCGTCCAGGCCAAGATCAAGAACCGCCTGGCAGCGATCGAGCGGCAGCGGCAGCTCTTGAGGGCCCGCAGGCGGCGGCGACACCAAGGAGCGGCTTCGGCGTCAGGGGCTTCCCCGGCCAAGGGTTGCTAA
- the LOC127008195 gene encoding ribosome-binding protein 1-like isoform X6 — protein MKLHIAVKTVKQAIVKATLMGAVLGLGALLGGAAWKAATTASRVCEAVQAWEDKGLHATNVWWARELLARQGWLGPLRPSPPLDPLEACGLVPGEASACWWRLLLQPRRAGRLLACLEERVVEAEHDHEAFGARLCWGVILALVVPLGLVAARRLARRWVKGVNGHQESPGDDCFVDAPEADAGEALVEDWATPAADVDVTEETWTTATAVVEEIDEEECWATPAEYVEELMVQEEESKAADDDSVGAESTPTDLSPAADDCVEEQDPQEMNVLATAENVECVEEQDPEEMNVLPTAENVECVEEQDPEEMNVLATAENVECEEVKEEGGGEENTEQERTDSDADNKAADKAEEAADEPPVPGEFVQDKVVSEDPEGLAGEEPQRSTLWAEEAPMKKKRKRKRKNLGPADVLKASGDAHVQDEHKTDAKTDVKKKAAQKAETKGKAVPRAEVKGKAVPKAETKGKAAPKAETKGKAVPRAEVKGKAVPKAETKGKAAPKGETKGKAVPRAEVKGKAVPKAETKGKATPKGETKGKAVPRAEVKGKAVPKAETKGKVAPKAETKGKVAPKAETKGKAMTPADEKKTTEVKKNVTVKQVTRTKKKPAPAQPKAAPPSPPLHSVRQSWQEDVVTVRLPVPPARRRHVIGPRGDTVRQLRRDYPGVHVAVPLPKDADAHVTFRGPKSQAAAASQEVAARLQTIEAQIREAARIRQQAVATAVLDVAPNRRRLVVGPGGEELLKLQQQHPGVRVSVPPAIDTESRSVTITGPPAEVRAVQAKIKNRLAAIERQRQLLRARRRRRHQGAASASGASPAKGC, from the exons ATGAAACTCCACATCGCAGTGAAGACCGTCAAACAGGCCATCGTGAAGGCCACTCTCATGGGCGCCGTGCTGGGCCTTGGTGCCCTGCTCGGCGGCGCGGCGTGGAAGGCCGCGACCACCGCCTCGCGGGTGTGCGAGGCGGTGCAGGCGTGGGAGGACAAGGGCCTCCACGCCACCAACGTGTGGTGGGCGCGGGAGCTGCTGGCCCGCCAAGGGTGGCTCGGCCCCCTGCGCCCCAGTCCCCCTCTGGACCCCCTGGAGGCCTGTGGGCTGGTGCCGGGCGAGGCGTCGGCCTGCTGGTGGCGGCTGCTGCTGCAGCCCCGCCGGGCAGGGCGGCTCCTTGCCTGCCTGGAGGAGCGGGTGGTCGAGGCTGAACACGACCATGAGGCTTTCGGGGCCCGCCTGTGCTGGGGCGTGATCCTGGCGCTGGTGGTGCCTCTGGGCCTAGTGGCCGCGCGTCGCCTTGCCCGCCGCTGGGTGAAGGGGGTTAATGGGCATCAGGAAAGCCCAGGCGACGACTGTTTTGTGGATGCCCCTGAAGCCGATGCCGGCGAGGCACTGGTGGAAGATTGGGCAACCCCGGCAGCCGATGTGGATGTAACGGAGGAAACTTGGACAACAGCGACAGCAGTTGTTGAAGAGATCGATGAAGAGGAATGCTGGGCAACCCCAGCAGAGTATGTGGAGGAGCTgatggtgcaggaggaggagagcaaggcaGCAGATGATGATTCTGTAGGAGCAGAGTCTACACCTACAGACTTATCCCCTGCTGCAGACGACTGTGTGGAGGAGCAAGATCCTCAGGAAATGAACGTGTTGGCCACCGCAGAGAATGTGGAGTGTGTGGAGGAGCAAGATCCTGAGGAAATGAACGTGTTGCCCACCGCAGAGAATGTGGAGTGTGTGGAGGAGCAAGATCCTGAGGAAATGAACGTGTTGGCCACCGCAGAGAATGTGGAgtgtgaggaagtgaaggaagaaggcggTGGCGAAGAGAACACGGAGCAAGAAAGAACAGATAGTGATGCGGATAACAAGGCCGCTGATAAAGCAGAGGAAGCGGCCGACGAGCCGCCAGTTCCTGGCGAGTTTGTGCAGGACAAAGTGGTGAGCGAGGACCCCGAGGGTCTCGCGGGGGAAGAGCCGCAGAGAAGCACGCTCTGGGCGGAGGAGGCGcccatgaaaaagaaaaggaaaaggaagcgcAAGAACCTTGGCCCCGCCGATGTGCTGAAGGCATCTGGTGACGCACATGTCCAAGACGAACACAAGACGGATGCCAAGACTGACGTCAAGAAGAAGGCGGCGCAAAAGGCTGAGACCAAAGGAAAGGCGGTGCCAAGGGCTGAG GTCAAGGGAAAAGCGGTGCCAAAGGCTGAGACCAAAGGAAAGGCGGCGCCAAAGGCTGAGACCAAAGGAAAGGCGGTGCCAAGGGCTGAGGTCAAGGGAAAAGCGGTGCCAAAGGCTGAGACCAAAGGAAAGGCGGCACCAAAGGGTGAGACCAAAGGAAAGGCGGTGCCAAGGGCTGAGGTCAAGGGAAAAGCGGTGCCAAAGGCTGAGACCAAAGGAAAGGCGACACCAAAGGGTGAGACCAAAGGAAAGGCGGTGCCAAGGGCTGAGGTCAAGGGAAAAGCGGTGCCAAAGGCTGAGACCAAAGGAAAG GTGGCGCCAAAGGCTGAGACCAAAGGAAAGGTGGCGCCAAAGGCTGAGACCAAAGGAAAGGCGATGACTCCTGCTGATGAGAAAAAGACCACAGAAGTGAAGAAGAATGTTACGGTGAAGCAGGTCACGCGGACGAAAAAGAAGCCTGCCCCGGCCCAGCCCAAGGCAGCCCCGCCCAGCCCGCCCCTCCACAGCGTGCGGCAGTCCTGGCAGGAGGACGTGGTGACGGTGCGGCTGCCGGTGCCGCCGGCCAGACGCAGGCACGTCATCGGCCCGCGCGGGGACACAGTCCGGCAGCTGCGGCGGGACTACCCCGGCGTGCACGTGGCGGTGCCGCTGCCGAAGGACGCCGACGCCCACGTGACCTTCAGGGGCCCCAAGAGCCAGGCGGCCGCCGCGTCGCAGGAAGTCGCCGCGCGCCTCCAGACCATCGAGGCTCAGATACGCGAGGCTGCACGCATCCGCCAGCAGGCCGTGGCCACGGCGGTGCTGGACGTGGCGCCCAACAGGCGGCGCCTCGTGGTGGGCCCCGGGGGCGAGGAGCTCCTGAAGCTGCAGCAGCAGCACCCCGGCGTGAGGGTGTCCGTGCCGCCCGCCATCGACACGGAGTCTCGCAGCGTCACCATCACGGGGCCGCCCGCCGAGGTGCGCGCCGTCCAGGCCAAGATCAAGAACCGCCTGGCAGCGATCGAGCGGCAGCGGCAGCTCTTGAGGGCCCGCAGGCGGCGGCGACACCAAGGAGCGGCTTCGGCGTCAGGGGCTTCCCCGGCCAAGGGTTGCTAA